The proteins below are encoded in one region of Brassica napus cultivar Da-Ae chromosome A6, Da-Ae, whole genome shotgun sequence:
- the LOC106347070 gene encoding ER lumen protein-retaining receptor erd-2.2-like — MQIRFPLKTKLIIVWHIITINQRERERICVSVERIRTMKAEKSPIQCVMSWIRRQPPKVKAFFAVVTAMTVLVFLKVIVHEHDNLFIASEAVHALGISLLIYKLTKEKTCAGISLKSQELTALFLAVRLYCSFVMEFDLHTLLDSATLVTTLWVIYMIRLKLRPTYMEDKDNFPIYYVVVPCAVVSLLIHPSTRHHIINRLFWAFCVYLEAVSVLPQLRVMQNTQIVEPFTAHYVFALGIARFLSCAHWILQVLDSGGRLLTALGYGLWPIMVLLSEIVQTFILADFCYYYVQSLMGGQLVLRLPSGVV; from the exons ATGCAGATTCGTTTCCCATTGAAAACGAAGTTGATAATTGTGTGGCATATCATTACTAttaatcagagagagagagagagaatttgTGTGTCTGTGGAGAGAATCAGAACGATGAAGGCGGAGAAGAGTCCGATTCAGTGCGTGATGTCGTGGATTCGCCGGCAGCCTCCCAAGGTAAAGGCGTTTTTTGCAGTGGTTACGGCAATGACGGTGCTCGTCTTCCTCAAGGTCATTGTCCATGAGCACGACAACCTTTTCATCGCTTCCGAGGCTGTCCATGCCCTCGGCATCTCCCTTCTCATCTACAAGCTTACCAAGGAGAAGACTTGCGCTG GGATCTCTCTCAAGTCGCAGGAGCTAACGGCTCTGTTTCTTGCCGTGCGGCTGTATTGCAGCTTTGTAATGGAATTTGATCTTCACACGTTACTTGATTCTGCTACGTTGGTCACGACGCTTTGGGTCATCTATATGATACGTCTCAAGCTTAGGCCCACTTATATGGAAGACAAAGACAACTTCCCCATCTACTACGTT GTAGTCCCATGTGCTGTTGTATCTCTCCTCATTCATCCATCCACGCGTCACCACATCATAAACAGGCTCTTCTGGGCGTTCTGTGTTTATCTTGAAGCTGTTTCAGTTCTTCCTCAGTTAAGAGTGATGCAGAACACGCAG ATTGTGGAACCATTCACAGCACACTACGTTTTTGCTTTGGGAATCGCTAGGTTCTTGAGTTGTGCACACTGGATCCTTCAG GTGTTGGATTCGGGAGGGCGGTTACTGACTGCATTAGGATATGGATTATGGCCTATAATGGTCCTTCTCTCTGAAATCGTCCAAACCTTCATTCTTGCAGATTTCTGTTATTACTATGTCCAGag TTTAATGGGTGGACAGCTTGTTCTTCGTCTTCCATCAGGTGTGGTGTAA
- the LOC106347069 gene encoding nucleolin, whose protein sequence is MTSDDAKALKKEEDEDDNKSLGSLARKKPSTNANNAGSSASRKLKKDDDDDDDDDDNKPIKSSLSGSRPKPVKKKEIDQDDDDDEKPLSKRNSSVVGVSKEKELKKKKMEKEKEEEEAKKKKKTVKEEGEVKKKKEKKVYDLPGQKRDQPDERDPLRIFYESLHKQVPTSEMAKIWLMESGLLPAAEAKKVLEKKLQKTGKFSSPAKPAASTPRSVSKSAVAEKKDVKKPASEALSGKKKGNDSKKRKKDSDDDDESDDDDFVATRVSNKKARAK, encoded by the exons atgacgtCGGATGATGCCAAAGCTCTGAAGAAAGAGGAGGATGAGGACGACAACAAGAGCTTGGGTTCATTGGCTAGGAAGAAGCCGTCCACAAACGCCAACAATGCAGGTTCGTCAGCTTCGAGGAAACTGAAGAAggacgacgatgatgatgatgatgatgatgataacaaACCCATCAAGTCATCTTTATCTGGGTCTCGTCCAAAGCCTGTTAAGAAGAAGGAGATTGATcaagacgacgacgacgatgaGAAGCCTCTTTCCAAGAGGAATTCCTCTGTTGTTGGCGTCTCAAAG GAGAAAGagttgaagaaaaagaagatggagaaagagaaagaagaagaagaggcaaagaagaagaagaagacagtgaaagaagaaggagaagtgaagaagaagaaggagaagaaagtgTATGATTTGCCTGGTCAGAAGAGAGACCAACCTGACGAG AGAGATCCACTTAGGATTTTCTACGAGTCACTTCACAAGCAAGTCCCAACTAGCGAAATGGCTAAGATTTG GTTGATGGAGTCAGGGTTGCTTCCAGCTGCAGAGGCAAAGAAAGTTCTTGAGAAGAAGTTGCAAAAGACTGGAAAGTTCAGCTCTCCAGCAAAACCTGCAGCTTCCACCCCAAGAAGCGTCTCCAAATCAGCAGTGGCCGAGAAGAAGGATGTTAAAAAACCAGCATCTGAAGCTTTGTCTGGCAAAAAGAAAGGAAATGATTCGAAGAAGCGGAAGAAggattctgatgatgatgacgaatCTGACGATGATGATTTCGTGGCTACCAGAGTCTCTAATAAGAAGGCAAGAGCCAAGTAG
- the LOC106351499 gene encoding DNA-directed RNA polymerase I subunit RPA12 translates to MQKSRESGFLFCNMCSTMLVLKSSKNAECPLCKTTRNAQEIIGKDISYVVSDEDIRRELGISLFGEKTQEDTELPKIKKACEKCQHPELVYTTRQTRSADEGQTTYYTCPNCGHRFTEG, encoded by the exons ATGCAGAAATCACGAGAAAGCGGTTTCTTGTTCTGTAATATGTGTTCGACGATGCTTGTTTTGAAATCAAGCAAGAATGCGGAATGTCCACTATGCAAAACAACTCGAAATGCTCAAG aaatcaTTGGGAAGGATATATCATACGTGGTTTCTGATGAG GATATCAGAAGAGAACTTGGAATATCTCTTTTTGGTGAAAAAACGCAGGAAGACACTGAGCTACCAAAG ATCAAGAAGGCGTGCGAGAAATGCCAGCACCCTGAGCTTGTATACACGACCAGACAG ACAAGATCAGCAGACGAAGGACAAACAACGTATTATACTTGCCCCAATTGTGGACATAGATTCACTGAAGGTTGA
- the BNAA06G14220D gene encoding uncharacterized protein BNAA06G14220D codes for METISVQRSSSGKQVSGMRPFKNPRRRSSRGSLSRSGGSLALPNNPASSCGSSPPYPTPPANYSQPPLLPLPRVNSSTLPLQRVKSSHPRVNSSTLYCAQTRATSETQQKKVDYVQSVPRLIRTGSVPVWSNNPCDFPKGFDGYPGPAILLLSPPPSSLPMPKFSIKPKLRCNAEAAGKTDLATDNIRRVLQLR; via the coding sequence atggAAACAATATCAGTGCAACGTTCGTCATCGGGTAAGCAGGTTTCTGGTATGAGGCCATTCAAGAACCCTAGAAGAAGGAGTTCTCGTGGTTCTCTTTCGAGATCCGGAGGAAGCTTGGCACTGCCTAATAATCCGGCGTCTTCTTGTGGATCTTCTCCGCCGTATCCTACGCCGCCTGCTAACTACTCGCAGCCTCCTCTTCTCCCTCTTCCACGTGTGAACAGCTCAACTCTTCCTCTGCAACGCGTCAAGAGTTCTCACCCACGTGTGAACAGCTCTACTCTTTATTGCGCTCAGACAAGAGCAACGTCTGAAACACAGCAGAAGAAAGTAGACTACGTTCAATCTGTACCTAGGTTGATTCGAACCGGTTCGGTTCCTGTCTGGTCTAACAATCCGTGTGATTTCCCTAAGGGATTTGATGGTTATCCTGGTCCAGCAATCTTGCTACTCTCTCCTCCGCCTAGTAGTTTGCCCATGCCTAAGTTTTCGATCAAACCGAAGCTTCGTTGCAACGCAGAAGCTGCAGGCAAAACTGACTTAGCCACCGATAACATCCGGCGAGTTTTACAGCTCCGGTGA
- the LOC125609906 gene encoding rac-like GTP-binding protein ARAC4 — MTGHSVTGHSWIPELRHYAPGVPIVLGEELKKLIGSAVYIECSSKTQQNVKAVFDAAIKVVLQPPKKKKKKNKNRCVFL; from the exons ATGACGGGACATTCAGTGACGGGACATTCA TGGATTCCTGAGCTCAGGCATTATGCTCCTGGTGTTCCTATTGTCCTC GGAGAGGAACTGAAGAAACTGATTGGATCTGCGGTCTACATTGAATGTAGTTCAAAGACACAGCAG AATGTGAAGGCAGTGTTTGATGCGGCCATAAAAGTTGTGCTTCAGCctccaaaaaagaagaagaaaaagaacaagaaCCGATGCGTGTTCTTGTGA
- the BNAA06G14230D gene encoding uncharacterized protein BNAA06G14230D isoform X1: MSRYFTSPPPVYARNWANGQNLVESTKIERQIVTSKKVHRKEKKERKKENKQKLTNEKTIEHLYLPTKQVSDESEQLEKSCLTEEHEKYLSDGSQSSKKRRRDASPSVESNIKATPVTGNPLRIRFVFQKPKEAELVVPQAPQEVLVCSTSGTEISSSVSGHDGNLLPASLASDETAILSELKKKKKHKTSKESRYSSLFDEPVLPCLSIEEDSSNSDDWLLGARRQKNVSTKSAMNEDMVINMQKSGESCFPSSQFLSEVGIFSLPYTVLF, from the exons aTGTCGAGATATTTCACATCACCACCGCCTGTGTATGCGAGGAACTGGGCCAACGGTCAGAACTTGGTCGAATCGACTAAG ATTGAAAGACAAATAGTCACTTCAAAAAAGGTGCACCGtaaagagaagaaggagagaaagaaagaaaataaacagaAACTGACGAATGAGAAAACCATTGAACATCTATATCTACCGACCAAGCAAGTGTCTGATGAATCTGAACAACTTGAGAAGAGTTGTTTGACAGAAGAACATGAGAAATATCTGTCTGATGGAAGCCAAAGTagtaagaagagaagaagggaCGCTTCTCCTTCTGTTGAGAGTAATATCAAAG CTACGCCTGTAACTGGTAATCCTCTACGGATACGTTTTGTCTTCCAGAAGCCTAAGGAAGCTGAGCTTGTTGTCCCTCAAGCGCCTCAAGAGGTTCTTGTTTGTTCCACCTCAGGGACTGAAATATCAAGTTCTGTCTCAGGTCATGATGGGAATCTGCTCCCAGCTTCTCTTGCGAGTGACGAGACTGCAATTCTTTctgaattaaagaaaaaaaagaagcataAGACAAGCAAAGAATCACGGTACAGCTCACTGTTTGATGAACCGGTTCTTCCTTGTCTCTCCATTGAAGAAGACAGTAGCAACAGCGATGACTGGCTACTTGGTGCTAGGCGGCAAAAGAATGTTTCCACCAAGTCTGCTATGAATGAAGACATGGTCATCAACATGCAGAAGTCGGGAGAGTCCTGTTTTCCTAGTTCTCAGTTTTTGTCTGAAGTAGGAATTTTTTCATTGCCATACACAGTCCTGTTCTAG
- the BNAA06G14230D gene encoding uncharacterized protein BNAA06G14230D isoform X2: protein MSRYFTSPPPVYARNWANGQNLVESTKIERQIVTSKKVHRKEKKERKKENKQKLTNEKTIEHLYLPTKQVSDESEQLEKSCLTEEHEKYLSDGSQSSKKRRRDASPSVESNIKATPVTGNPLRIRFVFQKPKEAELVVPQAPQEVLVCSTSGTEISSSVSGHDGNLLPASLASDETKTVATAMTGYLVLGGKRMFPPSLL, encoded by the exons aTGTCGAGATATTTCACATCACCACCGCCTGTGTATGCGAGGAACTGGGCCAACGGTCAGAACTTGGTCGAATCGACTAAG ATTGAAAGACAAATAGTCACTTCAAAAAAGGTGCACCGtaaagagaagaaggagagaaagaaagaaaataaacagaAACTGACGAATGAGAAAACCATTGAACATCTATATCTACCGACCAAGCAAGTGTCTGATGAATCTGAACAACTTGAGAAGAGTTGTTTGACAGAAGAACATGAGAAATATCTGTCTGATGGAAGCCAAAGTagtaagaagagaagaagggaCGCTTCTCCTTCTGTTGAGAGTAATATCAAAG CTACGCCTGTAACTGGTAATCCTCTACGGATACGTTTTGTCTTCCAGAAGCCTAAGGAAGCTGAGCTTGTTGTCCCTCAAGCGCCTCAAGAGGTTCTTGTTTGTTCCACCTCAGGGACTGAAATATCAAGTTCTGTCTCAGGTCATGATGGGAATCTGCTCCCAGCTTCTCTTGCGAGTGACGAGACT AAGACAGTAGCAACAGCGATGACTGGCTACTTGGTGCTAGGCGGCAAAAGAATGTTTCCACCAAGTCTGCTATGA
- the LOC106351501 gene encoding anther-specific proline-rich protein APG-like translates to MKQSSMVHSCSYSITFRFVFFFISFCIFFLTTTHAQVVHRRLWPWPAGPWPSRPWPTRPWPFPWPMEPPQPGPPPNPSPKPGPTPGPSPNPPIPPKPQPKPPAPGPSPCPPIPPKPQPKPPPKPQPKPPPAPTPSPCPPQPPKPQPKPPPAPGPSPNPGPSPSPPKPPPSPAPKPVPPPSPSPKPSPPKPPSPSPKPSPPKPPAPSPKPSPPKPPAPSPPKPQNKTIPAVFFFGDSIFDTGNNNNLDTKLKCNYRPYGMDFPMGVATGRFSNGRVASDYISKYLGVKEIVPAYVDKKLQQNNELQETDLLTGVSFASGGAGYLPQTSESWKVTTMLDQLTYFQDYKKRMKKLVGKKKTKKIVSKGAAIVVAGSNDLVYTYFGNGAQHLKNDVDSFATMMADSAASFVLQLYGYGVRRIGVIGTPPIGCTPSQRVKKKKICNEDLNYAAQLFNSKLVIILGQLSKTLPNSTIVYGDIYSIFSKMLESPEDYGFEEIKKPCCKIGLTKGGVFCKERTSKICPNASSYLFWDGLHPSQRAYEISNRKLVKKYIHFI, encoded by the exons ATGAAGCAATCTTCCATGGTCCATTCTTGTTCTTATTCGATAACATTtcgttttgttttctttttcatatcCTTTTGTATCTTCTTTTTGACGACGACCCATGCTCAAGTAGTCCACCGACGGCTCTGGCCGTGGCCAGCGGGACCTTGGCCGTCAAGGCCTTGGCCAACGAGACCTTGGCCGTTTCCATGGCCAATGGAACCTCCACAACCTGGCCCACCACCAAACCCATCACCAAAGCCTGGTCCAACACCTGGCCCATCTCCAAACCCACCAATTCCACCTAAGCCTCAACCAAAGCCACCAGCCCCTGGTCCATCTCCATGTCCACCAATACCACCTAAGCCTCAACCAAAGCCGCCACCAAAGCCGCAACCAAAGCCACCACCGGCACCTACCCCGTCTCCATGCCCACCGCAACCACCAAAGCCACAACCAAAGCCACCACCAGCACCTGGTCCATCACCAAATCCAGGTCCATCACCATCACCACCTAAGCCACCACCTAGTCCAGCTCCGAAACCTGTTCCACCACCTTCTCCATCGCCAAAACCTAGCCCACCCAAGCCACCTTCTCCATCGCCAAAACCTAGCCCACCCAAGCCACCTGCCCCATCGCCAAAACCTAGCCCACCTAAGCCACCTGCCCCATCACCACCTAAGCCACAGAACAAAACCATACCGGCAGTGTTTTTCTTTGGTGATTCGATCTTTGACACAGGAAATAACAATAACCTAGACACAAAGCTAAAATGTAATTATCGTCCCTATGGTATGGATTTTCCTATGGGAGTCGCCACCGGTAGATTCAGCAACGGAAGGGTCGCTTCCGATTATATAT CCAAATATTTGGGAGTAAAAGAAATTGTGCCGGCATATGTAGACAAGAAACTACAACAAAACAACGAACTACAAGAAACCGATCTACTTACGGGCGTATCTTTTGCTTCGGGTGGTGCTGGCTACCTTCCTCAAACATCTGAATCATGG AAAGTCACAACAATGTTGGACCAGTTGACATATTTCCAAGACTAcaagaaaagaatgaaaaagCTAGTAGGAAAAAAGAAGACTAAAAAGATTGTGAGCAAAGGAGCAGCCATTGTGGTCGCCGGAAGCAATGATCTGGTTTATACATATTTTGGAAATGGTGCTCAACACCTCAAAAATGACGTCGACTCTTTTGCCACTATGATGGCTGATTCTGCTGCCAGTTTTGTTTTG CAATTGTATGGATATGGAGTAAGACGTATAGGAGTGATAGGAACACCACCGATTGGATGTACACCTTCACAGagagttaaaaagaaaaaaatatgtaatgAAGATCTAAATTATGCTGCTCAGCTTTTCAATTCTAAGCTCGTAATTATTTTGGGTCAACTGTCCAAAACCCTACCAAATTCTACAATTGTTTACGGGGACATCTACTCTATCTTCAGTAAGATGCTAGAAAGCCCGGAAGACTATG GGTTTGAGGAGATAAAAAAACCGTGTTGCAAAATAGGATTGACGAAAGGAGGTGTATTCTGCAAAGAGAggacatcaaaaatatgtcccAATGCATCGTCTTATCTGTTTTGGGACGGTCTCCATCCCAGTCAGAGAGCTTATGAAATATCAAACAGAAAACTTGTAAAGAAATACATCCATTTTATCTGA
- the LOC106349983 gene encoding anther-specific proline-rich protein APG, which produces MKQYWLLRYVFFLLSSFCIFFVTTTHSQVIHNRRLRPWLTQESGPGSPPNPPPQNQTTPALFYFGDSIIDTGNNNNLTTEMKCNFSPYGMNFPTGVATGRFSNGRVASDYISRYLGLKSIVPAYLEPNVKLEELLTGVSFASGGSGYHHLTAKISRVRSMLEQLTYFEQYIARAKRLVGKDKTHHLLAKGLAIVVAGNNDLLITYYGQGAQSLIYDIHNFTSMMAKSAASFVTQLHGYGARQIAVIGTPPLGCVPSQRTLKGGPRRDCAQDLNYASQLFNAKLFITLDQLTHALPNSNVFYIDIYSPFSDIAVNAQDYGFEEITKGCCGTGLVEAGILCNRFTTDVCSNVSAYVFWDSFHPTQRFYKIVAKKLIERYIHHLK; this is translated from the exons ATGAAACAATATTGGCTGCTTCGATATGTTTTCTTTCTCTTATCATcattttgtatctttttcgtgACGACGACCCATTCCCAAGTGATCCACAACCGACGACTGCGGCCATGGCTAACACAAGAATCTGGTCCAGGCTCACCACCTAATCCGCCACCACAGAACCAAACTACACCGGCACTGTTTTACTTTGGTGATTCGATCATCGACACgggaaataataataatctaacAACAGAAATGAAATGTAATTTTAGTCCCTATGGCATGAATTTTCCTACGGGAGTTGCCACCGGTAGATTCAGCAACGGAAGGGTCGCATCTGACTATATAT CCCGATATTTAGGACTAAAATCGATTGTACCGGCATATTTGGAACCCAACGTAAAACTAGAAGAACTTCTCACTGGCGTATCATTTGCTTCGGGTGGTAGTGGCTATCACCATTTAACAGCCAAAATATCA AGAGTAAGGTCAATGTTGGAGCAGTTGACATATTTCGAACAATACATAGCGAGAGCAAAGAGGTTAGTAGGGAAAGATAAGACTCATCACTTATTAGCCAAGGGCTTAGCCATTGTGGTCGCAGGCAACAACGATCTGCTTATTACATACTATGGTCAAGGTGCTCAATCGCTCATATACGACATTCACAACTTTACATCAATGATGGCTAAGTCTGCCGCAAGTTTCGTTACG CAATTACATGGGTATGGAGCAAGACAAATAGCAGTGATAGGAACACCACCACTTGGATGTGTACCATCACAAAGAACCCTAAAGGGAGGTCCTCGTCGAGACTGTGCTCAAGATCTAAATTATGCATCTCAGCTTTTCAATGCCAAACTCTTCATCACGTTGGATCAATTGACTCATGCCCTACCAAATTCAAATGTCTTTTACATCGATATCTACTCTCCTTTTAGTGACATCGCAGTAAACGCACAAGATTATG GGTTTGAGGAAATAACGAAAGGATGTTGTGGAACTGGACTTGTGGAAGCAGGTATACTCTGCAATCGATTCACGACAGACGTGTGCTCCAATGTATCTGCTTACGTGTTTTGGGATAGTTTCCATCCTACCCAAAGATTCTATAAAATTGTAGCCAAAAAACTAATTGAGAGATACATCCACCATTTGAAATAA